The Tolypothrix sp. PCC 7712 region CAAAACAGGATTTATCAGTAGATGAACACCTTTGTAAAAGATTAGTTGTCGAAATATTTTTTGTATAAGGAACTAGTTTAAGACGACCTTGCTTTTGAATTTCTCCATACCAGTTTTTGAGATTTTCTTCATTGACATCATCCCCATGACAAACATAGTCAATATTTAAGCTTTCTAAATATTCTAAAGTCACATTTAAAGGAGCATTGGGAATAACTTCATCAACATAGCGGCAACTTTCAACGACTGCCATTCTTTCAACCATATTCATAATAGGTTGGCGTTTATATCCAGCAACAGTATCATCAGAGTGGATACCTACAACTAATTGATCGCCTAAAGATTTTGCTTGACTGAGAAAGTTGACATGACCTGCATGAAATAAATCAGCTACCATATCAACATAAATTCGGATTGGTTTGGTATTGTGCATAAATATATGAATAAAATTTTAAAATTCTGAGAAATATCTATGATTAATTAGTCTTAATTAAGACATTAAATCTATCTAGATTATAAAAACCTTGACTAATTTCTGCCATAGGAAAATTTTGCGGTTTAAATAAAAGATGTTCCGAGCGATGAGATTGAATTGGTAAATCTCCTATGAATATAGATGTTTTGGACACTCGGCTCATTTCTTCAATTACATTTTGAGCATATTGGAGGTTAGGAAAATAGTGAAATACGCTATAAGAAAAGGCTTTATCAAATGACTTATCCTTAAAAATTAAATTATCAGCCGAACCGTGAAGAACTGAGTTACAAAGTAATTTAATATGTTTCTTTACTAGAGATTGAGAATAATCAACTCCTACATAGTTACAATCTAAATATTGAGCCAACATGCCTGCACCACAACCAACTTCTAAAATTTTATCTGTAGGTTGAATGTCTAGTATTTTAGTTATTTGATTAGCAACAAAATTTGGATCAATTGTTGTCTCTTCATATCCATTTAACTCTTTTAAATCTTCTGTTTCTAAACTTCCCTTTCTCTCCCAAACTTCATGCCAGTCTAAAGACATAAATATACCTTTATAATTTAATTGCTTTGGCTAAAAATAATTTTTCAAAACATTGAATTAGTTCTTGAATTTCACTGTGATAAATATTGCCCATATTAGCAATCCTAAATATAGTTTTTTCTAGACCACCCTGTCCAGCATATATTATAAATTTATGTTTTTTTAACTGCTTATGTATATCGTAGTACGAATAATCAGGCGGTAATCGATAGGATTTTAAAACGCAAGAATAGTCAGCATAATTTAATAATGTTCTTATTCCTAGAGATTGCAAACTATTTTGAATAATTTGTGAGCGGTTTTTATATAATTCATTTCTACTTTGCCATCCGCCTTCCTCTTCTAATTCTTTTAAGGCTTCCTGTAAAGCATAGCTAACTTGAACAGATTGAGTAAAAGGAGAATAACCTTCTAGCTGTTGTTGGTGATAGCCATAAATATCAAGATATAGACTGGATGCTGCTGTATAACGAGACTCAAATACAGATTTTTTAGTCAGTACAAATGATAATCCGGGTACACCATGTAAGCATTTATTAACAGTTGCAGCACAAGCTTCTAAATTCCACTCAGAAAATTGGATGTTTTCTGCACCAAAGCTGGACACGCAATCTAGTAACAAAGCAACATTTCGACTTCGACAAATTTCGCCTAATTTGGCTATATCATTTAATCTTCCTGTTGTGGTTTCATGGTGAACAGCAACAACATGAGTAAAGCTAGAATCTTGGGTTAGATGCTGCTCTACTGCATCGCAATTCATTGGCTCTTCCCAAGGCGATGTGACTACTACCAAATTTTTCTGATGGATTTTCACCATTTTGGCCATGCGTTCACCATAAACACCATTGGTAACAATCAAAGCTTTTCCTGATTGTGGTATCAGGCTTGATAGCATGGCTTCTACTGCACAAGTACCTGAACCTGTGAGTACAATAGCTTCATAATTTCCTACAGCTTCTGGATATACACTAACTAAGCGACTTTTAATGTCTAACATCAATTGAGCAAATTCTGGCTCTCGATGGCACAAATCTTCTCTAAGCAAAGCTTGGCGAACTCTCTCGCTTAGTGTTACAGGGCCAGGATTAAGTAGAATATTACGATGGTTGATAGTCATTTATTTTGTAAAAATTCTCGTAAACGTTGAGCCACTTCTGGCGGTGTAATTTTGGGGCGAGGTAGTTGTTCTGGGATACCAGGTTTGATTTTAATGTGCAGGAAAGTTAGTTCTTTGGAAGGTGATTTTAAGTAATTTTCTAGCTCTTCTGGAGTATATATACAAGCAACTTTTTGATAACCGCAAGCTGATGCGATCGCACTAAAATTAATAGAATGCGAAACAGTAGATTGACCGCCAGTAGATTCATGGCATTGATTGTCAAGTAAAATGTGGAGCAAATTTGCTGGACGTTCATAACCAATAGTAGCTAATGCACCTAAACGCATTAGTGCTGCTCCATCTCCATCCAAAACAATTACACGCTGTTGGGGTTTACTAATTGCTATACCCAATCCTAAACTTGAAACGCATCCCATCGACCCAACCATATAAAATTGGGATGCATTATCTGCAATAGAATAGAGTTCACGACCACAATAACCTGTGGTCGCTAATAAAATATCATTAGAACTCATATAATTTTGAATATTTTTGAGCATTTCATGGCGGCTAAAACTTGCTTCTCCTTCTAATTCTGCAGTATTTGCCGTTAACGAATAAGACTTAACCTTGAGGACAGAATTAAGGGAACAAGTTTCGATTGAACCTTTTTTCATTACTAAAGCGTAAGGTTTTTGTTCAATCCTCATTATTTGCACTGCACGCTTTAAAGTAGGCTGAATTTCATCAACCTCTGTGGGGAAATATTCCCAAGGTATTTGCATCAGTTCCAGCAATTGGGGAGTAATTTCTCCCATCATCTGATGTTGCGGTTCATCTTTGTCACCATCAGGTTGACCACGCCAAGTTACTATCATCAGAATTGGGATTTTAAAAATTTGATTAAGAGAGGTTAACGGGTTCACCGCATTGCCTAAACCTGAATTTTGAAACATGACAATACTAGGAACTCCTGCTAATTCTGCTCCTGATGCAATTGCGACTGCATCACCTTCATTCGCTGCACCGACATAGCGTAAAGCAGAGTCATCAATTACATAGTTAATAAAAGAAGTGAGATAGGAACAAGGAACACCTGTATATAACGCAAATCCTAAACTTTGTGTAGCTTGAATAAAAGTTTTAGCAGGTATCATTAGAAACCCCCAGCTGTAATCATATCTTGAATTTCATCTACATCTAACCAATTTCCTTTAATGTAAATTACATGAATAACATAGCCAAGATGCACTAATTCATTGATTAATTGTGGTATTCTTCCTTGCTCTTGTATTTCATCTTCAATTAATAAAGTTTTGATAGTATCCCGCAGAATATTTTGAACTGCACTGGAAACCTTGAAAAGACCTGTCCATATTCCACAAATTTGTTCTGGAGAAATTTGACTATTAATTTGTTGTAAATATACATCTGTATAGAATGCTTGTTGAGAATTCGGTAACGTACATTTTACATAGTCCGGTCTGACAGAATTTAAATGCGCTTTACTATCAGCATCAACAACTATTACAAAATCTTGTTCGCTATCTAATAAAAGCTGTAATACATATTTTTTGAAGAGTACGTCTCCATAACCAATAATTAAATCTTGATTTTTTGCAGATATTCCTTCTAACCCTAAATAGAGAGACATCAGTTCTCCACTAGAGTCATAATTATCATTATCAACATAATTTAGATTCTGCAAATTAATAGCTTCTTTTTTATAGCCTCGCACTACTGTAATATCTTTGATGCTAATTGTGCGGTAATTATTCACAACTTGAGACAGTAAAGGTTCGCCTTTTAATTCCAGCATACACTTGGGCTTATCTGCAGTAAGTTGCCCAAACTCTATACCTCTTGATGCAGCTAATAACAAAGCTGCAATACCTTTCTGATTTTGAGGCAAATAACGTTTCTCTGCTTCTTGTAATTCTAAGGCTCCTTGCAATCTAAAAACTTCGGCTACTGAAATAATCTCTTCTTCAATAGTTAATAAACTTTCTTCTGTAAAAATCCTTTTTGCGGCTTGCTGCATAGCTGTGATAGCTGCTCGACAAATCTGATTAGCCCAGATGACAACTGAAAATTGATAATCCCGAAAGACTTGAGTAGGAGTTGTATAATATTTAGTTGGAACAATAACAACAGGACAGCGATCCCCCCACTCTTGCTTAAAAGCTAAAATCTCATCGGCAGTTCTCAAAGAACTATGAATTAAAATGCTATCAGCCCCAGCTTGATGATAAGCATCAGCCCGTTTGAGGGCTTCTGGTAAACCCCAACCTGCAATCAAAGCTTCAATTCTGGCAATCACGACAAAATCCTCATCAGACTGAGCATCTTTAGCCGCTTTAATTTTTCCGCAGAATTCTTCTATATTGGCTAATGGTTGTGTTGCGCCATTAATAAAACTATTCGTTTTTGGAAAAACTTTGTCTTCTATACAAACACCAGCAATTCCTCTTTGCTCTAATTTTTTGACTAGACGACGAACATTATTAAAATTACCGTAACCCGTATCTCCATCTAAGAGAATTGGTATCGAAGTAGTATCGCACATGAATTCAAGTACTTCTAGGACTTGTGTCCAACTGGCTTCGTTATTATCTCTAACTCCCATTGCTGAAGATATAGAAAGCCCACTCGCCCAAATGCCTTTAAATCCTGATTCTTGTCCAATTTTAGCGCTTAAACCATTATGAGCTTCTATTAAAAACTCAAGAGTTTTTGAATTAATAATTTGTCGTAACTGCTTGGTTTTTTTCATTATATCTATCTAAAAATTAGAGTAATTATTAATTGCTGAACAGTATTTTTTCTGTGAATTTAGTCTATTTTGAGGCTCTCATGAGCGCACAAAATCTAAATTACATACTTAGATGATGCTTGAGTCAATAGTATTAGTTAGGTTTAGACTGTTTATTAGTTTGGGAATTACCTTTGACTTGTTCTTTCTTCAATTTCTCTAATAAAACTTTGTAATTTTGATTATCAGGACTCAACTGGACTAACTTCTCTAAGGGTTGAATTGCACCTTGAGTATCTTTTAAACCTAAGCGCACATTTACCAATCCCTGCAAAGCCACTTGATTGTCTGGTTCTCGTTGCAAAACCAGTGCAAAACCCTTTTCTCGCTGTTTTAGTGCAGAATCTGGAGATGCAACTACTGTCTTAGACGGCTGAATAGCCTTTTGAATCACAGGAAACGCCGAAAACCCAATAGAACCTAAGAACGATCCTAGAGATATAAATGTAAGCAACTTTTGTCGTCGCTTAATTTGTTTTTTGCGATTAATGAGGTAGTCTTCCCCTGAACTAGCCATACTTAATGAATGCTGTGGTAAATACTTAGGTGATACCAGCCCTCCCGATATGAGGATACCCACGGCTCACAGCAAACTATCATCTGAGGAAAAAATGTTTTACACAAAATTCAAAGGTAGATTTTGAATATTTGATGTTATTTATGCTAATCCAGTAGAACATTAATGATTTTAGGTTGCGATCGCCTTCCCTCAATCAAGCAACACAGCAGCTTTACTAGCGATCGCATTCTCTGCCAAAATCACACATCAATAGTATTGGCATGAGTTATGGATTTATGAGAGCTATTCACTCTATCTATCTTTAGCAAGATTTTGATATATGCAAACCGTAAGCTAGGATACTGTTGCGCGATCGCAATTGAGCAGCATCATGAAAGTTTTATAAAGATTTGCAATCTGATTGTTGAAGTTTAGATGTTTGCGATATTCTATATAAGATGCAAATACAAAACGGTAAAATTGTTTTGCTCTTGCACAATAAAAATTCTCAACTACCCGTATTGTATGGGTTTTTCAAAATTTGCAAATATTCCGTTGACTAAAACCAATACAGTTTTACAAGTCGTGTTTGCTTATGTGATCCATGCATTGATGAGGACGGCTGTTTTGTGCTTTCAATGTCTACGATGACTGTGCGATAGGCATCTTTGTTTTGTGGTGGTAATTACCGTACAAAACCGATAGACCGCTAATTTAGTAGAGTAAGTTATGGTATAGTTAAATAGTTAAGACTAGCTTTGCCAGATTAGAACGCTCTACGCATCGGTAGCATTTACAAAACGGAAAGCAGTTTTGATTAAGCATTTACTAAACAAAATCTGAATTAAATCGAGGTTATGACTCAGCAAGTAATTCACCCAATGGTGAAATTGCAGCGTAACGTGCAATCACTCGTAGAATCAAATATTATCAAGCCAACTGATAGCATTTGGAAGATCGCTTTGCTCTATGGCAACGATTGGCCACACTGGAAACAAGAA contains the following coding sequences:
- a CDS encoding DUF4327 family protein, with amino-acid sequence MTQQVIHPMVKLQRNVQSLVESNIIKPTDSIWKIALLYGNDWPHWKQELLDFGFTMQDPISELLAVEAWDEEE
- a CDS encoding class I SAM-dependent methyltransferase, whose product is MSLDWHEVWERKGSLETEDLKELNGYEETTIDPNFVANQITKILDIQPTDKILEVGCGAGMLAQYLDCNYVGVDYSQSLVKKHIKLLCNSVLHGSADNLIFKDKSFDKAFSYSVFHYFPNLQYAQNVIEEMSRVSKTSIFIGDLPIQSHRSEHLLFKPQNFPMAEISQGFYNLDRFNVLIKTN
- a CDS encoding 2-aminoethylphosphonate aminotransferase is translated as MTINHRNILLNPGPVTLSERVRQALLREDLCHREPEFAQLMLDIKSRLVSVYPEAVGNYEAIVLTGSGTCAVEAMLSSLIPQSGKALIVTNGVYGERMAKMVKIHQKNLVVVTSPWEEPMNCDAVEQHLTQDSSFTHVVAVHHETTTGRLNDIAKLGEICRSRNVALLLDCVSSFGAENIQFSEWNLEACAATVNKCLHGVPGLSFVLTKKSVFESRYTAASSLYLDIYGYHQQQLEGYSPFTQSVQVSYALQEALKELEEEGGWQSRNELYKNRSQIIQNSLQSLGIRTLLNYADYSCVLKSYRLPPDYSYYDIHKQLKKHKFIIYAGQGGLEKTIFRIANMGNIYHSEIQELIQCFEKLFLAKAIKL
- the aepX gene encoding phosphoenolpyruvate mutase, translated to MKKTKQLRQIINSKTLEFLIEAHNGLSAKIGQESGFKGIWASGLSISSAMGVRDNNEASWTQVLEVLEFMCDTTSIPILLDGDTGYGNFNNVRRLVKKLEQRGIAGVCIEDKVFPKTNSFINGATQPLANIEEFCGKIKAAKDAQSDEDFVVIARIEALIAGWGLPEALKRADAYHQAGADSILIHSSLRTADEILAFKQEWGDRCPVVIVPTKYYTTPTQVFRDYQFSVVIWANQICRAAITAMQQAAKRIFTEESLLTIEEEIISVAEVFRLQGALELQEAEKRYLPQNQKGIAALLLAASRGIEFGQLTADKPKCMLELKGEPLLSQVVNNYRTISIKDITVVRGYKKEAINLQNLNYVDNDNYDSSGELMSLYLGLEGISAKNQDLIIGYGDVLFKKYVLQLLLDSEQDFVIVVDADSKAHLNSVRPDYVKCTLPNSQQAFYTDVYLQQINSQISPEQICGIWTGLFKVSSAVQNILRDTIKTLLIEDEIQEQGRIPQLINELVHLGYVIHVIYIKGNWLDVDEIQDMITAGGF
- a CDS encoding tetratricopeptide repeat protein; its protein translation is MASSGEDYLINRKKQIKRRQKLLTFISLGSFLGSIGFSAFPVIQKAIQPSKTVVASPDSALKQREKGFALVLQREPDNQVALQGLVNVRLGLKDTQGAIQPLEKLVQLSPDNQNYKVLLEKLKKEQVKGNSQTNKQSKPN
- the aepY gene encoding phosphonopyruvate decarboxylase, with translation MIPAKTFIQATQSLGFALYTGVPCSYLTSFINYVIDDSALRYVGAANEGDAVAIASGAELAGVPSIVMFQNSGLGNAVNPLTSLNQIFKIPILMIVTWRGQPDGDKDEPQHQMMGEITPQLLELMQIPWEYFPTEVDEIQPTLKRAVQIMRIEQKPYALVMKKGSIETCSLNSVLKVKSYSLTANTAELEGEASFSRHEMLKNIQNYMSSNDILLATTGYCGRELYSIADNASQFYMVGSMGCVSSLGLGIAISKPQQRVIVLDGDGAALMRLGALATIGYERPANLLHILLDNQCHESTGGQSTVSHSINFSAIASACGYQKVACIYTPEELENYLKSPSKELTFLHIKIKPGIPEQLPRPKITPPEVAQRLREFLQNK